Proteins from a genomic interval of Vanessa atalanta chromosome 28, ilVanAtal1.2, whole genome shotgun sequence:
- the LOC125074632 gene encoding serine hydrolase-like protein, whose amino-acid sequence MLKKTEEWSVEAIWGKIACVSWGDPGNFPVLMVHGHMDTAATFIPIVQHLPDKYYYVAIDLPGHGKSDPFPVGPLISQAHHMVAIHLVIQHLKWEAFVYMAHSSGFIIGILYNYIYPNRISKMVNLDPPPPLSMNCFPDYSPNLWYQYFYDDYYENYSRWELERSKEYSYEQAINLLVRSRKLSKEQSAVVLSRTLVPVGNGKYRLSWEPRMKKVVGIPMSEEMLIKIATTNAPAMLNIVASIDETIEMLKERGEHLMKRLQESIPVFIVINVSGTHDIHITKPEAFVDKINDFLNSDIKTKRLAKL is encoded by the exons ATGTTGAAAAAAACTGAAGAATGGTCCGTTGAAGCAATATGGGGTAAAATCGCCT GTGTGTCATGGGGCGATCCTGGAAATTTCCCTGTGTTGATGGTCCATGGTCATATGGACACTGCCGCAACCTTCATACCGATTGTACAGCATTTACCTGATAAGTACTATTACGTAGCTATCGACTTACCTG GTCATGGCAAATCAGACCCGTTTCCGGTGGGTCCTCTCATCTCCCAAGCTCACCATATGGTGGCGATACACCTGGTGATCCAGCATTTGAAATGGGAAGCATTTGTCTACATGGCACATTCCAGTGGATTTATTATAG GAATTCTCTACAATTACATATATCCAAACAGAATATCAAAAATGGTGAACCTGGACCCCCCACCACCCCTCTCTATGAATTGTTTCCCAGATTACAGCCCTAATCTGTGGTATCAATACTTTTATGATGATTATTATGAGAATTATTCaag ATGGGAACTTGAACGCAGTAAAGAATATTCATACGAACAAGCAATAAACCTACTAGTAAGGAGTAGGAAGCTAAGTAAGGAACAGTCTGCCGTTGTGCTGTCCAGAACATTGGTGCCTGTTGGTAATGGTAAATACAG ATTATCCTGGGAGCCCCGTATGAAAAAAGTGGTAGGAATACCAATGTCTGAAGAAATGCTTATTAAAATTGCCACAACTAATGCACCAGCTATGTTAAATATCGTAGCGTCTATTGACGAAACTATTGAAATGTTAAAGGAGCGCGGCGAACATTTAATGAAAAGATTACAAGAATCGATACCGGTTTTTATCGTTATCAACGTCTCAGGAACACACGATATTCACATCACTAAACCTGAAGCGTTTgtcgataaaattaatgatttcttaaatagtgatattaaaacgaaacgcctagctaaattataa
- the LOC125074639 gene encoding serine hydrolase-like protein — protein sequence MKVLNEWFVEVEWGKVALISWGNPRGQPVLLVHGRQDSAATFLPLLELLSDDYYYVAFDMPGHGRSDTWPIGMPLSRSLGIFVIDKIVRHLGWTKFTYIGHSMGAGQGLFYNAIYPGNITKMILLDTDPALYYLVIEDFTEFYSVYDDFYTNYAKYNSDDRVYTKSGALKAVMRARGMTEEQAEIILSRNLKKIGEGQYKLLWDKRMKILAPMNYSSDYCYKLFSKNCPPILYIVASRSFAGYHSKEKVIVDELISKLDRDVKNFTILNVEGTHDVHFVHPERVSDHVRRFLERDEVKSKL from the exons atgaaagttttaaATGAGTGGTTCGTTGAAGTTGAATGGGGTAAAGTTGcat TAATATCCTGGGGAAATCCGAGAGGCCAACCGGTGCTATTAGTGCATGGACGCCAAGATAGCGCGGCTACATTTCTGCCGTTACTGGAACTGCTGTCTGATGACTATTACTATGTTGCATTCGATATGCCTGGACATGGAAGATCAGACACATGGCCCATAG GAATGCCATTGTCAAGATCTTTAGGTATTTTTGTCATTGATAAAATAGTTAGACACTTGGGATGGACTAAGTTTACATATATTGGACATTCCATGGGCGCTGGACAAg GATTGTTCTATAACGCCATATATCCAGGAAATATAACGAAAATGATCCTTCTCGACACCGACCCGGCTCTATACTACTTGGTCATAGAAGACTTTACAGAATTCTATTCGGTCTACGATGATTTCTATACCAACTATGCGAAATATAACAGTGATGACCGTGTGTACACCAAGTCTGGGGCCTTGAAAGCTGTAATGAGGGCTCGGGGGATGACGGAGGAACAGGCTGAAATTATACTCTCAAGGAATCTGAAGAAGATTGGAGAGGGTCaatataa ATTACTATGGGACAAACGGATGAAAATTTTAGCACCGATGAACTATTCATCGGactattgttataaattgttcTCAAAGAATTGTCCACCGATCTTATACATCGTCGCTAGTCGAAGCTTTGCTGGCTATCACTCAAAGGAAAAAGTCATTGTGGATGAACTAATATCGAAATTGGATAGAGATGTTAAAAACTTCACAATTTTGAATGTAGAAGGCACTCATGACGTACATTTCGTGCATCCAGAGCGCGTAAGTGATCATGTGCGTCGGTTTTTAGAAAGAGACGAAGTGAAAagcaaattataa